The Halorussus rarus genome includes the window CCCCGGCCTGGTGCTTCCCGTCGCGACCGTCGCGCTCTCGGTGCTGGCGGTCGCGGCGGCCGCGAGCGCGTTCGACCGCCTCCCGGCCGACGGCGGGGCTACGTAGGAAGGTTCTAAGCCGATTTTAAACTCTAAGGAGACACCTGACTCCCCGAGTCGGGGGCGTGAACGGAACGAACGAATCTCGGCCTTTTTAAGTCACGGGGGTATAGGAGGAACCGATGAGCCTCTACCGAGCCCTCCTGCTGGCGCTGATCGTCGTCGGCGGCGCGGTGACCGCCGGCGTCGCGGCGGGCGCGACGGTCCACGATGGCGCGGAGCGCGTCGCGGACGATACCGCCGACCGCGACGGCGCCGAGCGCACCGCCTCGCCGGTCCCCGCAGACGTCGACGCTGCCGAGGTCCGGGCCGGCGCCGCCGCCCAGGACGCGGCGAACAACTCCACCGGCGGCTCGGCACTGGGCGCGGACATCTCGGCGTTCATGCAGACGAGCGCCGCGGAGGTCGACGGCGCGGTCGAGACCGGCATGTGGGGCGCGGCGTTCAACGGCACCGAGAACCGGTCGGAGCGCGTCCGGCTCGTCGAGCGCCGGACCGAGGAGCTCAATTCGACGCTGGCCGAACTCCGGGAGCGCAAGGCCGAACTCGTCGCCGAGCGCGCCGCCGGCAACGCGAGCGAGGCGGCGTACAAGGCCAAGATAAGCGGCCTCGTCGGCCGGATCAACGCGCTCGAATCGGCCGTCGACGCCACCGCGGACCGCGCCGAGGAGGTCGGCGTCGACCCCGAGGCGCTCGGCACGCTCCGGACCGCGACCGCGAACCTGTCCGGGCCCGAGCTCGCGGCGGTCGCGCGCAACGTGACCGGCGTCGGCACCACCCCCGTCGCTCCAGGAAACGGCCGGGCCGGCCCGGCGAACGGCGAGCGGCCCGGCGCCGGCAACGCCAACGGAACCGGCAACGGGCTCGGCCTCGAGAACGGCACCGACCTCGGGAACGGGACCGCCGTCGGCGACGGAGACCGACCCGGCGTCGGTAGCGAGGACGCCGCGGGCAACGCCACCGGAGCGAACGGCGCCGGCGTGGGCTCCGAGGGTAACAACGTCACGAACGTCGGTAACGGCAACAGGGGTGCGGGACAGAGCGGCGACGGCGACCCGCCGAGTCGCCGCGGCAACGGCGACGGGAACGCCAGCAGCGGCGGACCGGGCAGCGACGGAACGCCCGCCGGCGCGGCCGACGGCGTCCGGAGCACGGTCGCGGCGGTCGACGGCCCGACCGAGACGGTCCTGGCGACCGTCACCGCGACTCCCGGCCTCTTCGGTCACGTCTCGACCGCGCTCGAAGCGCCCGCCGTCGCGCCGGCCGCGTAGGTCTCGCCGGCCGGCGACGCCGGGACGCGACCGAGAGACACGCTTTTGGGCGCGCGATTCCTACCCCCGGTAGCGAATGGACTCCGCCGAGCTACTCGACATCCTCGGGAACGAGAACCGGAGGCGCATCCTCCGACTGCTCGCCCGACGACCCTGTTACGTCACCGAGATCAGCGAGTACCTCGGCGTCAGCCCGAAGGCCGTCATCGACCACCTCCGGAAGCTCGAGGACGCCGGGCTGGTCGAGAGCCGGACCGACGACCAGCGCCGGAAGTACTTCTCGATCTCGCGCAACCTCCGGCTGGAGGTCAGCGTCTCGCCCTACGAGTTCGGGATGAAGAGCGCCTACCCCGCGAGCGCGAACCTCGACGCAAGCCGGTGGCGCTACGTCTCGCTCAACGTCCAGCTCGACGCCGCCGAGGCCGACGAACGGTCGGACGAGTCGGGCGCGGACGCCGGAATCGAGTCCGGAGAGCCCGAGAGCGAACCGGACGACGCCGCCGAGACCGAGTCGGTCGACAGTCCCGAGAACGAGCGAGCAGAGGACGCCAGCGCCGAGAGCGACGGGGACGACGCCGCGGACGGGACGGCAACCGACCTCGCGTCGGAGCTCGACGAGCTCAGGCAGCTCCAGCGCGAGCTGTCGCTGGCCCAGCGGTGGGTCCACGGCCGCATCGCCGACGTGCAGGACCGGCTCGGCGACGCGGTCGACGGCGACGGGGAGGCCCGGCTCCGAGCCGACGCGCTGGCGGCCGTCGCGGGCGGCGCGACCACCGTCGCGGAGGTGAGCCGGGCGGTCGAGGCCCCCGAGCACGCCGTCGAGGCGTCGCTGGTCGAACTGGCCGACCGGGGGTTCGTCGACCGGACCGACGACGGGGAGTGGACGCTCGCGGAGTGACGCGGCGCGACGAACGCGACGGGGGTCCGACTCAGATGTCTTCGGTCAGGCCCTTCCGGAGGTCGCCGCCGAAGTACGCGCCGAGCGCGCCCGCCAGTAGGCCGGTCCCCGCGCCGAACGCCGCGATGGGGACGCCCATTCCGCCGGCGACCGAGAGCGCGAGGTGGCCGAGCAGGGCGGTGACGCCGGCCGCGACCGCGCCCGCGGTGGCCGACTCGAGGACGGTCGAGCGCTCGACCGCGAGGCCGAGCACGAACGCGCCGGCGAACACGCCGAGGAGTCCCGCCAGGTTGTCGAGGAACGGGAGCGGGACGAAGGCGGTGCCGGCGACCATACCGCCGCCGAGCAGGGCGAGCGCGTAGAGGAACGCGCGGGGCGAGAAGATGTTCGCGGCGCGGTGCTGGAGGCGCCGGCCGAACGACGTGGAGGACGACGCGGAGGACTGGGTCTCGGCGTCCGCGGAGTCGTCACCGAGAACGTCGGTGAAGTCGTCCGCGACCGAATCGCGGGTGCGCTGGTCGGAGCGCTGGGGCATACGGGAGTGTGTGTCGGCCGAGGTAATGGGTCTTTCCGTGGATGAGCCATCTCGCTGCGTGTTTTCCCCCGTATCGGTTTTGCCAATCTGCCCGGATAGAGCATCCTGACGCTCGTTTCTCGATGCAGGCACAGTCGTGGTCGTGACGCCCCCTCGAAAGCCCCTCGCTCAGCACGGCCCCTTTCAGTCCCACCCTGTCGGTTGGTCCGCCGGGCGCTTCCCGGTGGCCTGTCTCACCGAGCGCGTCCGGCGCCTGTCGCTGCTTTCTTCCTCGATCGTGCCCGCCGCGTCGCCCCACACCACACGTTCCGCCCGAAAAGATGGTTTCAAGTCCGGCGCGCCGGTACCTCGTGGTATGAATCCCGGCGACCGCGTCCGCGTCCAGCGGGCCGACCAGACCTACGAGGGCGTCCTGCTCCCCTCCTCGACGAGCCAGAACCTCGTCGTCAAGCTGGAGGGCGGCTACAACGTCGGAATCGACCGCGACGACGCCGACGTCGACGTGCTCGAGACCGACGTCTACGACATCGACGCCGGCGAGACCGACGAGGAGTCGGCGGTGGAGTTCGACCCCGACCTCCCGACCATCTCGCTCATCTCGACCGGCGGCACCATCGCCTCGACCGTCGACTACCGGACCGGCGCCGTGACCGCCCAGTTCGACGCCGAGGACGTGCTCCGGGCGGTCCCGGACCTCGCGGGCCGGGCCAACTACCGGGGCCGCGTGGTGACCAACATCCTCAGCGAGAACATGACCCCCGACGTGTGGCGTGAGCTCGCCGAGGCCGTCCGCGAGGAGATCGAGGCCGGCGCCGACGGCGTGGTCGTGATGCACGGCACCGACACGATGCAGTTCACCGCGAGCGCCCTCTCGTTCATGCTCGACACCCCCGTTCCCGTCGTGTTCACCGGGAGCCAGCGGTCGGCCGACCGGCCGTCCTCGGACAACGTGATGAACGCGGTCTGCGCGGTCGAGGCCGCCAAGGCCGACGCCGCGGAGGTGCTGGTCTGCATGCACGCGACCGAGAGCGACGACGTCTGCGCGCTCCACCGCGGGACGCGGGTCCGCAAGAACCACACCTCGCGCCGCGACGCCTTCGAGACGGTGGGCCGCAGCCCCCTCGGCGAGGCCGCGTACGGCGGCGGCGACGTCGAGATAAGCTTCCGGCGCGCTCACGGCGAGCGCGGCGAGACGGACCTCGACCTCTCGCCCGACCTCGACCCCGACGTGGAGCTGGTCAAGTTCACGCCCGGCACCGACGAGTCGATCCTCGACCTCGCGGATGGCAAGGACGGACTCGTGCTGGAGGGCACGGGCCTGGGCCACGTCCACACCGACTGGATCCCCCGCATCGGGGAACTGGTCGACAACGGGACGACAGTGGTCATGACCAGCCAGTGCCTCCGGGGCCGGGTCTGCGACCGGGTGTACGACACCGGCCGGGACCTGCTCGACGCGGGCGTCGTGGAAGCCGGCGACACGCTCCCCGGCACCGCGAAGGTGAAGCTGATGTGGGCGCTGGAGAACAGCGCCGACCCCGCCGAGACGATGCGCGAGCCCGTCGCGGGCGAACTGACCGAGCGCTCGGTGCCCTGGGAGTGAGTCGCGTGAGCGGCACGCACGTCAGCGTCGACGTCAGAGCGGCGCGTCACGACGACTACGAGGACATCGAGGCGTTCACCACGAACACCTGGCCCGAGCGCGACGGCGGCGACTACATCCCGGACGTCTACCACGACTGGATCGAGGGCGACCGCCGCCGGACCGCAGTCGCCGAGGTCGGCGGCGAGGTGGCCGGCATCGCCCAGTGCGTCATGCTCTCGGAGTGGGAGGCGTGGTGTCAGGGGATGCGCGTGAACCCGGAGTTCCGCGGCCGGGGCGTCAGCGTCGCGGTCACCGAGGACCTCTTCGACTGGGCGCGCGAGCAGGGTGCGACCGTCGCCCGGAACATGGTCTTCTCGTGGAACGTGGCCGGCCTGGGCCAGTCGCGGGCCGCCGGCTTCGACCCCGCGACCGAGTTCCGGTGGGCCCACCCCGAGCCCCGTCCCGACTCCGGCCGGGGTTCGACCGACGGGAGCGACGCCGAGACGACGGCGGACCCGAACGCGGCGTGGCGGTTCTGGACCGACAGCGACGCCCGCGACCGACTCGGCGGGCTCGCGCTCGACCCGGAGGAGACGTGGGCGGTCTCGCAGCTCACCCGCGAGCACCTCCGGGCCGCGGCCGACGAGGACGGCCTGTTCGTCGTCCAGGACGACGGCACGCGCGGGTTCGCCCACCGCGTCCGCGAGTACGAGCGGCAGGCCGGCGACGACGACGGCTCGGAGAAGACCGAACGGTGGGTCGAGTACGGCGTCGGCGCGTGGGCCGACGCCGAGGGCGCGCGGGCGGTCCTCGACGCGGTCGCCCGCGACGCCGCCGACCGGGGCGCCGACCGGACCCGGGTCCTGATCCCCGAGTCGGTCCGCCACGTCAGCGACGTCGCGTACTGCCGGGTCGAGGTGTCGGACGAGCCCGACTTCGTGCTGGGCGCGGACCTGACCCGGTAGGTCGCGGAGCTCGGGCGGTTCGTGGCGTGCGGCCGCGGACGACTCGCGCTAATCGTCGTCGGCGGCGGGCTTCTCGTCGGGCTGGTCGTCGCCCCCGTCGTCGGGCGTCGGGATGCTCGCGTCGGACACCTCGACGCCGTCGTCCCAGTCGAACTCGTCGAGTTCGTCGCTGTGGCGCAGGACGAACGGTCCGGACGCCAGCGTCTGGAGCGTCACCGTCATCGCGCGGATGACGTAGGAGGTCAGCACGACGTAGGGGGCGAGCGCGATGGTGTAGGAGAAGGCGACGAACATCGTGAGCGGCTTCATGCTGAACTCCTGGGAGACGATCCACAGCTCCTCGATCGGGATGAACTGCTTGGAGTGGATCGCCAGCATCACGTACGAGATGAAGACCACGGTCGGGAGCGCGACGTAGAGGAGTCGGGCCGACAGCCGGGCGAACTCCCGCTTGTAGTACAGCGACTTGAAGTACTCCCGGCCGGTGGCGAACACCTTCAGCGTCTCCACGAGGTCGTCGATGGCCTCCTGCTGGTCGTCGCTCAGGCAGTGGCCGTACTTGCGCTTGAACCGGCGGGCGACGTGGAGCTGCCAGGAGTAGTCGTAGTTCAGGCCGGCGAGCAGCACCTTGAACGAACCGAAATTCGAGCCCGAGAGCGTGTCGGCCGCCCGCTCGGCCTCCTTCGTGACCTCCTCGGAGAAGATCTTCGCCTCCTCGGCGAACTCGTCGTTGTCGCCCTCCTCGGCGATCTCCTCGATGCCGTTGGCCTGGCGGTCGATGACCTTGAGGATCGTCCGGAGGAACTCGGCCGGCCGGGCGGGGCTCACGTCCGACTCGATGAACTCCTCGATCTGCCCCCGGTAGCGGATGGAGGCGTCGATGCGCTCGCGCTGGCTCTCGATGTCGGTGATCTCCTCGGAGAGGACGATGGAGTTGATGGAGACGACGATGGAGACCAGCAGTATCGACCCGCTCAGGAGGGCGCTGAACAGCGTCTGGACCGTGTTGGTGTTCGAGAGCAGGTTGTCGATGTTCCACGGCCGGAGCACCGACGCGATCAGGAGGACTGCCAAGACGCCGACCAGCAGGGCGAACGCGACCCACATCCGCTTGCCGCGCAGGACGATCCACTGTCGGAGCCGCCGATAGGGCGAGGTCGCCTTCTCTCGCTCCCGCTCGCCCGGTATCAGCGAATCGAGCGCGCGCTCCTCGGACCCGTCCCCACCCAGTTCCATTCCACCGTTGGTAGCGGCGCGGAACGTTAAGCACTTCTGGCTGACCCGGAAAGCCGATCCGGACCGCGGCCCGGGGTCTACCTGCGGCGCGTCAGGGCGCGGTTACGGACCCGCCGCTGACCGGCGGGAACAGCGCGAGCTCGTCGCCGTCGTCGAGCTCGGTGTCGAGGCCGTCCTCGGCGTGGACGTTCGTCCCGTTCCGGAGGACGTTGATGTGGTCGCGCAGGTCGCCCTCCTCGTCGTAGATTCGGTCCTCCAGGCCGGGGTGGTCGGCGACCAGCGCCGCGAGCGCCGCCCCGACCGTCTCGCCGGGGTCGGCGTCGACGTCGACCCGCTTGCCGCCGGCGATCTCGGCGAGGTCCGCGAACAGCTTCCACTCCATGTCCGACT containing:
- a CDS encoding coiled-coil domain-containing protein, with the protein product MSLYRALLLALIVVGGAVTAGVAAGATVHDGAERVADDTADRDGAERTASPVPADVDAAEVRAGAAAQDAANNSTGGSALGADISAFMQTSAAEVDGAVETGMWGAAFNGTENRSERVRLVERRTEELNSTLAELRERKAELVAERAAGNASEAAYKAKISGLVGRINALESAVDATADRAEEVGVDPEALGTLRTATANLSGPELAAVARNVTGVGTTPVAPGNGRAGPANGERPGAGNANGTGNGLGLENGTDLGNGTAVGDGDRPGVGSEDAAGNATGANGAGVGSEGNNVTNVGNGNRGAGQSGDGDPPSRRGNGDGNASSGGPGSDGTPAGAADGVRSTVAAVDGPTETVLATVTATPGLFGHVSTALEAPAVAPAA
- a CDS encoding GNAT family N-acetyltransferase; protein product: MSGTHVSVDVRAARHDDYEDIEAFTTNTWPERDGGDYIPDVYHDWIEGDRRRTAVAEVGGEVAGIAQCVMLSEWEAWCQGMRVNPEFRGRGVSVAVTEDLFDWAREQGATVARNMVFSWNVAGLGQSRAAGFDPATEFRWAHPEPRPDSGRGSTDGSDAETTADPNAAWRFWTDSDARDRLGGLALDPEETWAVSQLTREHLRAAADEDGLFVVQDDGTRGFAHRVREYERQAGDDDGSEKTERWVEYGVGAWADAEGARAVLDAVARDAADRGADRTRVLIPESVRHVSDVAYCRVEVSDEPDFVLGADLTR
- a CDS encoding ArsR/SmtB family transcription factor; the protein is MDSAELLDILGNENRRRILRLLARRPCYVTEISEYLGVSPKAVIDHLRKLEDAGLVESRTDDQRRKYFSISRNLRLEVSVSPYEFGMKSAYPASANLDASRWRYVSLNVQLDAAEADERSDESGADAGIESGEPESEPDDAAETESVDSPENERAEDASAESDGDDAADGTATDLASELDELRQLQRELSLAQRWVHGRIADVQDRLGDAVDGDGEARLRADALAAVAGGATTVAEVSRAVEAPEHAVEASLVELADRGFVDRTDDGEWTLAE
- a CDS encoding ubiquitin-like small modifier protein 1, whose product is MEWKLFADLAEIAGGKRVDVDADPGETVGAALAALVADHPGLEDRIYDEEGDLRDHINVLRNGTNVHAEDGLDTELDDGDELALFPPVSGGSVTAP
- the gatD gene encoding Glu-tRNA(Gln) amidotransferase subunit GatD, producing the protein MNPGDRVRVQRADQTYEGVLLPSSTSQNLVVKLEGGYNVGIDRDDADVDVLETDVYDIDAGETDEESAVEFDPDLPTISLISTGGTIASTVDYRTGAVTAQFDAEDVLRAVPDLAGRANYRGRVVTNILSENMTPDVWRELAEAVREEIEAGADGVVVMHGTDTMQFTASALSFMLDTPVPVVFTGSQRSADRPSSDNVMNAVCAVEAAKADAAEVLVCMHATESDDVCALHRGTRVRKNHTSRRDAFETVGRSPLGEAAYGGGDVEISFRRAHGERGETDLDLSPDLDPDVELVKFTPGTDESILDLADGKDGLVLEGTGLGHVHTDWIPRIGELVDNGTTVVMTSQCLRGRVCDRVYDTGRDLLDAGVVEAGDTLPGTAKVKLMWALENSADPAETMREPVAGELTERSVPWE